The Neodiprion virginianus isolate iyNeoVirg1 chromosome 5, iyNeoVirg1.1, whole genome shotgun sequence genome contains a region encoding:
- the LOC124304565 gene encoding mucin-22 isoform X3: protein MEGGDGPAAINKNPAAIKVAQEEMGKLDVLVCGQCHSVFHFIEEFQEHRTTEGACSKVSHFRENSNNEQKAQVWAFLLWKDSQIQQEGTDRDAANSWKLYQKWCKMDTHIRDSWIAAGKTIQTFTKISNAKMQEVSVRQQTTVNPEGVKRMIVRKVIRNGQPDEVAESKKEVAKPIETKTLVKVSEQIVGEQEKKEVPQLKPSIKRKMKPAKLPGEEDGDSSDEEYVVERILAKRFNPKKKCFEYLLKWEGFPHSEQTTWEPAENMEACKHLLDEFERSLAKQKELKAAQQQAAALKSAAARPSLPAQKPTPKPESGKPGPSSAAQATRPMRSSKSKAMNQVRQWCGSMKDEESELLGKRRNTFSDSDSEEASSANAKRMKTDTGSDDDWSGDSEDESMGRSDVIQRAFNRATAQSNGSNRAVVSGTDLATSLGLQSPEAPKSGQTPVLVASAKGVVKVDPKQMPNLTSGVYVMSRKDGIIKLDSSPSGKLGVKGSPTTQGVLMVQNRDASGVVRKQVLSAGQPTSTITPVKVVSKPDGSQVVTQMKIVSKGSSPKAVNTMVQKQEPIKIQPKPEVNQLQQIHVVTAVPNLPTMGLQPRMSAGIRGNLGTAQRGVNRPLLARTPLRGTTPTSILGSTLRTPVRAPAPKQLQGQQSRQILQKRPSTGAVQSPTSASSPSPGMTQVKPKYTVLSAQPKQMQKTVGSPQAKQGPRPQLAKQQSLLSPQQKLLMAKKKAQEAAGVHKPVRGLLAGARGTPGRGRGKTGEAASVTPGANKPKESRIVGPDGEPVEQPAEQTPEPTPAATPQTTSGTVAVAAVATSDAVVTTSTTTTTTAVVADAKSDIVDTTTTTTTTTTASAELVLPSLDSLTEGTGIMRVEMSPGGTTGTIVQTSEATQINLSDVAVAATAAPDLPCLDDSAPPAVTAMTTSASTSLTESTSVTEIPAVTSLTTTPTTTAAVISTMAITSPAATVSTSVTASPVSTDEKTDTKVDDDKKVAEDTSGLVTITSEDGVVYQVTSQGEDGQTLLVTQGADGEQQCVYVTTEQQGDDGSVLTLDHAVAEAVAQLMPDQVNLTPQFYVKEGDAESSDSQMVMSIMDNNGTAVPAGQEDADGQAQVVAQVVQADEPTPGGTRRVVLLLPDGHLMMTEVDEEQYAALELDK from the exons ATGGAGGGAGGTGATGGCCCTGCAGccataaacaaaaatcctgcTGCGATCAAAG TGGCGCAAGAGGAAATGGGAAAGCTCGACGTACTAGTCTGCGGTCAATGTCATTCTGTGTTTCACTTTATCGAAGAATTCCAGGAGCATCGCACTACCGAAGGGGCATGCTCCAAAGTGTCACATTTTCGTGAAAATAGTAAC AATGAACAAAAGGCACAAGTATGGGCATTCCTCCTTTGGAAGGATTCACAAATACAGCAGGAAGGCACCGACAGGGATGCGGCCAATTCATGGAAATTGTATCAGAAATGGTGTAAAATGGATACTCACATTAGAGATTCTTGGATCGCAGCTGGAAAAACTATCCAAACATTTACGAAAATCAGCAATGCTAAAATGCAAGAAGTATCCGTGCGTCAACAGACTACTGTTAATCCTGAAG GAGTAAAGCGAATGATAGTTCGCAAAGTAATTCGGAATGGGCAACCTGACGAAGTGGCAGAGTCTAAGAAGGAAGTTGCCAAACCAATTGAGACAAAAACTTTGGTGAAGGTTTCTGAACAGATTGTGGGTGAGCAAGAGAAGAAAGAGGTACCTCAGTTAAAGCCGTCAATAAAGCGTAAG ATGAAACCTGCTAAGCTGCCTGGTGAAGAGGATGGCGATTCAAGCGATGAAGAATATGTCGTTGAAAGAATTTTGGCCAAACGATTTAATCCAAAGAAAAAATGCTTCGAATATTTGCTGAAATGGGAAGGATTTCCACA tAGTGAGCAAACCACGTGGGAACCAGCGGAGAATATGGAAGCATGTAAACATCTTCTTGATGAGTTTGAGCGAAGTCTCGCCAAGCAGAAAGAACTCAAAGCAGCACAGCAGCAAGCGGCTGCGCTAAAGTCAGCCGCAGCTCGACCTTCCCTGCCTGCACAAAAACCAACTCCTAAGCCCGAATCTGGCAAACCTGGGCCGAGTAGTGCTGCTCAAGCAAC GAGACCTATGCGATCTAGTAAGTCCAAGGCTATGAACCAAGTCAGACAGTGGTGCGGTTCGATGAAAGATGAAGAGAGCGAAC TGCTAGGAAAGAGGCGCAATACATTTTCGGATAGCGATTCAGAAGAAGCTAGCAGCGCTAATGCAAAACGAATGAAAACTGATACCGGTAGTGACGATGATTGGTCAGGAGACTCTGAAGATGAATCGATGGGCCGTAGTGACGTTATACAGCGAGCGTTCAATCGAGCAACTGCACAATCAAATGGATCAAATCGTGCAGTTGTCTCAGGAACTGATCTTGCAACTTCTTTAGGCCTACAGTCACCAGAGGCACCAAAATCTGGTCAAACTCCAGTCCTAGTAGCCAGTGCTAAAGGCGTCGTTAAAGTTGACCCGAAACAAATGCCAAACCTAACATCTGGAGTCTATGTAATGTCAAGGAAAGATGGTATAATAAAACTGGATTCATCACCAAGTGGTAAGCTTGGCGTTAAAGGATCCCCGACTACACAAGGTGTCCTAATGGTACAAAATCGCGACGCTTCTGGCGTGGTCCGTAAACAAGTTCTTTCTGCTGGACAACCTACTTCCACTATAACGCCAGTGAAAGTTGTCTCAAAGCCCGATGGTAGCCAAGTCGTAACTCAAATGAAGATAGTATCTAAAGGATCTTCTCCAAAGGCCGTAAATACAATGGTACAGAAACAAGAGCCTATCAAGATTCAACCAAAGCCTGAGGTCAACCAACTACAACAAATCCATGTTGTTACCGCTGTGCCAAACCTACCAACAATGGGATTGCAGCCCAGAATGAGTGCTGGAATACGAGGCAACCTAGGAACCGCACAGCGTGGCGTTAACCGCCCATTGCTAGCCAGAACACCACTTCGAGGTACGACACCTACTAGTATATTGGGATCTACACTTCGTACTCCAGTCAGAGCTCCAGCACCCAAGCAATTACAGGGACAGCAAAGTAGACAAATCCTTCAGAAGCGTCCCTCCACTGGAGCCGTGCAAAGCCCTACATCCGCAAGTAGTCCTAGTCCTGGTATGACGCAAGTAAAGCCGAAGTACACTGTACTTAGCGCCCAACCAAAACAGATGCAGAAAACTGTAGGCAGTCCTCAAGCTAAACAAGGACCAAGGCCTCAGCTTGCTAAACAACAGTCCCTGCTTTCACCTCAGCAAAAATTATTGATGGCTAAGAAGAAAGCACAGGAAGCAGCTGGAGTGCACAAACCTGTTCGTGGTCTCTTGGCCGGTGCCCGCGGAACTCCAGGACGTGGAAGAGGCAAAACTGGTGAAGCAGCGTCCGTAACGCCTGGTGCCAACAAACCGAAAGAAA GTCGCATCGTGGGTCCGGATGGAGAGCCGGTGGAACAGCCTGCCGAACAAACACCTGAGCCTACCCCAGCTGCAACTCCGCAAACTACAAGTGGTACCGTTGCTGTCGCTGCTGTTGCTACTAGTGATGCGGTTGTTACAACCAGCACAACCACCACCACAACTGCTGTTGTTGCAGACGCTAAAAGCGACATAGTCGATACGACTACTACAACAACAACCACAACTACAGCAAGTGCTGAACTGGTTTTACCGTCGCTAGATTCTCTTACCGAAGGAACTGGCATTATGAGGGTAGAGATGAGCCCAGGTGGAACGACGGGCACTATTGTCCAGACTAGCGAAGCAACGCAAATTAACTTATCGGACGTAGCTGTTGCTGCAACTGCTGCTCCAGACCTTCCTTGTCTGGATGACAGTGCTCCGCCCGCTGTAACGGCAATGACTACCTCTGCGTCAACTTCGCTGACAGAATCAACGTCAGTAACCGAAATTCCGGCTGTTACGTCATTGACTACAACTCCAACTACCACAGCTGCTGTAATTTCTACGATGGCTATAACTTCACCTGCAGCTACAGTGTCGACTTCTGTTACTGCTTCTCCGGTTTCGACTGATGAAAAGACTGACACCAAAGTTGACGATGATAAAAAGGTCGCTGAGGATACCTCTGGTTTGGTAACTATAACCAGTGAAGATGGTGTGGTTTATCAAGTGACTAGTCAAGGTGAAGACGGTCAAACCTTACTGGTTACGCAAGGTGCTGATGGTGAACAGCAGTGTGTCTATGTCACGACTGAGCAACAAGGTGATGATGGTTCCGTGTTGACATTAGACCACGCAGTGGCTGAGGCTGTTGCCCAACTAATGCCGGATCAAGTGAATCTCACCCCTCAGTTCTACGTCAAAGAAGGAGATGCTGAATCCTCTGATAGTCAAATGGTAATGTCTATTATGGATAATAATGGCACAGCTGTTCCAGCAGGGCAGGAAGATGCTGATGGGCAAGCTCAGGTTGTTGCACAAGTCGTACAAGCTGATGAACCTACACCAG GTGGCACTCGCCGAGTGGTACTATTATTGCCGGATGGACATTTAATGATGACTGAAGTAGATGAAGAGCAGTATGCAGCTTTAGAACTGGACAAGTGA
- the LOC124304565 gene encoding serine-rich adhesin for platelets isoform X1, which yields MEGGDGPAAINKNPAAIKVAQEEMGKLDVLVCGQCHSVFHFIEEFQEHRTTEGACSKVSHFRENSNNEQKAQVWAFLLWKDSQIQQEGTDRDAANSWKLYQKWCKMDTHIRDSWIAAGKTIQTFTKISNAKMQEVSVRQQTTVNPEGVKRMIVRKVIRNGQPDEVAESKKEVAKPIETKTLVKVSEQIVGEQEKKEVPQLKPSIKRKMKPAKLPGEEDGDSSDEEYVVERILAKRFNPKKKCFEYLLKWEGFPHSEQTTWEPAENMEACKHLLDEFERSLAKQKELKAAQQQAAALKSAAARPSLPAQKPTPKPESGKPGPSSAAQATRPMRSSKSKAMNQVRQWCGSMKDEESELLGKRRNTFSDSDSEEASSANAKRMKTDTGSDDDWSGDSEDESMGRSDVIQRAFNRATAQSNGSNRAVVSGTDLATSLGLQSPEAPKSGQTPVLVASAKGVVKVDPKQMPNLTSGVYVMSRKDGIIKLDSSPSGKLGVKGSPTTQGVLMVQNRDASGVVRKQVLSAGQPTSTITPVKVVSKPDGSQVVTQMKIVSKGSSPKAVNTMVQKQEPIKIQPKPEVNQLQQIHVVTAVPNLPTMGLQPRMSAGIRGNLGTAQRGVNRPLLARTPLRGTTPTSILGSTLRTPVRAPAPKQLQGQQSRQILQKRPSTGAVQSPTSASSPSPGMTQVKPKYTVLSAQPKQMQKTVGSPQAKQGPRPQLAKQQSLLSPQQKLLMAKKKAQEAAGVHKPVRGLLAGARGTPGRGRGKTGEAASVTPGANKPKESKLADGDGLHMEFHEVGSEESSSDGEPEPSLDSGPIPPIEPDSPPRPFTLCPLTGRIVGPDGEPVEQPAEQTPEPTPAATPQTTSGTVAVAAVATSDAVVTTSTTTTTTAVVADAKSDIVDTTTTTTTTTTASAELVLPSLDSLTEGTGIMRVEMSPGGTTGTIVQTSEATQINLSDVAVAATAAPDLPCLDDSAPPAVTAMTTSASTSLTESTSVTEIPAVTSLTTTPTTTAAVISTMAITSPAATVSTSVTASPVSTDEKTDTKVDDDKKVAEDTSGLVTITSEDGVVYQVTSQGEDGQTLLVTQGADGEQQCVYVTTEQQGDDGSVLTLDHAVAEAVAQLMPDQVNLTPQFYVKEGDAESSDSQMVMSIMDNNGTAVPAGQEDADGQAQVVAQVVQADEPTPGGTRRVVLLLPDGHLMMTEVDEEQYAALELDK from the exons ATGGAGGGAGGTGATGGCCCTGCAGccataaacaaaaatcctgcTGCGATCAAAG TGGCGCAAGAGGAAATGGGAAAGCTCGACGTACTAGTCTGCGGTCAATGTCATTCTGTGTTTCACTTTATCGAAGAATTCCAGGAGCATCGCACTACCGAAGGGGCATGCTCCAAAGTGTCACATTTTCGTGAAAATAGTAAC AATGAACAAAAGGCACAAGTATGGGCATTCCTCCTTTGGAAGGATTCACAAATACAGCAGGAAGGCACCGACAGGGATGCGGCCAATTCATGGAAATTGTATCAGAAATGGTGTAAAATGGATACTCACATTAGAGATTCTTGGATCGCAGCTGGAAAAACTATCCAAACATTTACGAAAATCAGCAATGCTAAAATGCAAGAAGTATCCGTGCGTCAACAGACTACTGTTAATCCTGAAG GAGTAAAGCGAATGATAGTTCGCAAAGTAATTCGGAATGGGCAACCTGACGAAGTGGCAGAGTCTAAGAAGGAAGTTGCCAAACCAATTGAGACAAAAACTTTGGTGAAGGTTTCTGAACAGATTGTGGGTGAGCAAGAGAAGAAAGAGGTACCTCAGTTAAAGCCGTCAATAAAGCGTAAG ATGAAACCTGCTAAGCTGCCTGGTGAAGAGGATGGCGATTCAAGCGATGAAGAATATGTCGTTGAAAGAATTTTGGCCAAACGATTTAATCCAAAGAAAAAATGCTTCGAATATTTGCTGAAATGGGAAGGATTTCCACA tAGTGAGCAAACCACGTGGGAACCAGCGGAGAATATGGAAGCATGTAAACATCTTCTTGATGAGTTTGAGCGAAGTCTCGCCAAGCAGAAAGAACTCAAAGCAGCACAGCAGCAAGCGGCTGCGCTAAAGTCAGCCGCAGCTCGACCTTCCCTGCCTGCACAAAAACCAACTCCTAAGCCCGAATCTGGCAAACCTGGGCCGAGTAGTGCTGCTCAAGCAAC GAGACCTATGCGATCTAGTAAGTCCAAGGCTATGAACCAAGTCAGACAGTGGTGCGGTTCGATGAAAGATGAAGAGAGCGAAC TGCTAGGAAAGAGGCGCAATACATTTTCGGATAGCGATTCAGAAGAAGCTAGCAGCGCTAATGCAAAACGAATGAAAACTGATACCGGTAGTGACGATGATTGGTCAGGAGACTCTGAAGATGAATCGATGGGCCGTAGTGACGTTATACAGCGAGCGTTCAATCGAGCAACTGCACAATCAAATGGATCAAATCGTGCAGTTGTCTCAGGAACTGATCTTGCAACTTCTTTAGGCCTACAGTCACCAGAGGCACCAAAATCTGGTCAAACTCCAGTCCTAGTAGCCAGTGCTAAAGGCGTCGTTAAAGTTGACCCGAAACAAATGCCAAACCTAACATCTGGAGTCTATGTAATGTCAAGGAAAGATGGTATAATAAAACTGGATTCATCACCAAGTGGTAAGCTTGGCGTTAAAGGATCCCCGACTACACAAGGTGTCCTAATGGTACAAAATCGCGACGCTTCTGGCGTGGTCCGTAAACAAGTTCTTTCTGCTGGACAACCTACTTCCACTATAACGCCAGTGAAAGTTGTCTCAAAGCCCGATGGTAGCCAAGTCGTAACTCAAATGAAGATAGTATCTAAAGGATCTTCTCCAAAGGCCGTAAATACAATGGTACAGAAACAAGAGCCTATCAAGATTCAACCAAAGCCTGAGGTCAACCAACTACAACAAATCCATGTTGTTACCGCTGTGCCAAACCTACCAACAATGGGATTGCAGCCCAGAATGAGTGCTGGAATACGAGGCAACCTAGGAACCGCACAGCGTGGCGTTAACCGCCCATTGCTAGCCAGAACACCACTTCGAGGTACGACACCTACTAGTATATTGGGATCTACACTTCGTACTCCAGTCAGAGCTCCAGCACCCAAGCAATTACAGGGACAGCAAAGTAGACAAATCCTTCAGAAGCGTCCCTCCACTGGAGCCGTGCAAAGCCCTACATCCGCAAGTAGTCCTAGTCCTGGTATGACGCAAGTAAAGCCGAAGTACACTGTACTTAGCGCCCAACCAAAACAGATGCAGAAAACTGTAGGCAGTCCTCAAGCTAAACAAGGACCAAGGCCTCAGCTTGCTAAACAACAGTCCCTGCTTTCACCTCAGCAAAAATTATTGATGGCTAAGAAGAAAGCACAGGAAGCAGCTGGAGTGCACAAACCTGTTCGTGGTCTCTTGGCCGGTGCCCGCGGAACTCCAGGACGTGGAAGAGGCAAAACTGGTGAAGCAGCGTCCGTAACGCCTGGTGCCAACAAACCGAAAGAAAGTAAGCTCGCCGACGGGGATGGTTTGCATATGGAATTTCACGAAGTTGGTTCTGAAGAGAGTAGCAGTGACGGTGAGCCCGAACCTTCTCTTGATTCAGGGCCAATTCCTCCCATTGAACCCGATAGCCCGCCCCGTCCCTTCACACTCTGTCCTCTGACAGGTCGCATCGTGGGTCCGGATGGAGAGCCGGTGGAACAGCCTGCCGAACAAACACCTGAGCCTACCCCAGCTGCAACTCCGCAAACTACAAGTGGTACCGTTGCTGTCGCTGCTGTTGCTACTAGTGATGCGGTTGTTACAACCAGCACAACCACCACCACAACTGCTGTTGTTGCAGACGCTAAAAGCGACATAGTCGATACGACTACTACAACAACAACCACAACTACAGCAAGTGCTGAACTGGTTTTACCGTCGCTAGATTCTCTTACCGAAGGAACTGGCATTATGAGGGTAGAGATGAGCCCAGGTGGAACGACGGGCACTATTGTCCAGACTAGCGAAGCAACGCAAATTAACTTATCGGACGTAGCTGTTGCTGCAACTGCTGCTCCAGACCTTCCTTGTCTGGATGACAGTGCTCCGCCCGCTGTAACGGCAATGACTACCTCTGCGTCAACTTCGCTGACAGAATCAACGTCAGTAACCGAAATTCCGGCTGTTACGTCATTGACTACAACTCCAACTACCACAGCTGCTGTAATTTCTACGATGGCTATAACTTCACCTGCAGCTACAGTGTCGACTTCTGTTACTGCTTCTCCGGTTTCGACTGATGAAAAGACTGACACCAAAGTTGACGATGATAAAAAGGTCGCTGAGGATACCTCTGGTTTGGTAACTATAACCAGTGAAGATGGTGTGGTTTATCAAGTGACTAGTCAAGGTGAAGACGGTCAAACCTTACTGGTTACGCAAGGTGCTGATGGTGAACAGCAGTGTGTCTATGTCACGACTGAGCAACAAGGTGATGATGGTTCCGTGTTGACATTAGACCACGCAGTGGCTGAGGCTGTTGCCCAACTAATGCCGGATCAAGTGAATCTCACCCCTCAGTTCTACGTCAAAGAAGGAGATGCTGAATCCTCTGATAGTCAAATGGTAATGTCTATTATGGATAATAATGGCACAGCTGTTCCAGCAGGGCAGGAAGATGCTGATGGGCAAGCTCAGGTTGTTGCACAAGTCGTACAAGCTGATGAACCTACACCAG GTGGCACTCGCCGAGTGGTACTATTATTGCCGGATGGACATTTAATGATGACTGAAGTAGATGAAGAGCAGTATGCAGCTTTAGAACTGGACAAGTGA
- the LOC124304565 gene encoding serine-rich adhesin for platelets isoform X2: MEGGDGPAAINKNPAAIKVAQEEMGKLDVLVCGQCHSVFHFIEEFQEHRTTEGACSKVSHFRENSNNEQKAQVWAFLLWKDSQIQQEGTDRDAANSWKLYQKWCKMDTHIRDSWIAAGKTIQTFTKISNAKMQEVSVRQQTTVNPEGVKRMIVRKVIRNGQPDEVAESKKEVAKPIETKTLVKVSEQIVGEQEKKEVPQLKPSIKRKMKPAKLPGEEDGDSSDEEYVVERILAKRFNPKKKCFEYLLKWEGFPHEQTTWEPAENMEACKHLLDEFERSLAKQKELKAAQQQAAALKSAAARPSLPAQKPTPKPESGKPGPSSAAQATRPMRSSKSKAMNQVRQWCGSMKDEESELLGKRRNTFSDSDSEEASSANAKRMKTDTGSDDDWSGDSEDESMGRSDVIQRAFNRATAQSNGSNRAVVSGTDLATSLGLQSPEAPKSGQTPVLVASAKGVVKVDPKQMPNLTSGVYVMSRKDGIIKLDSSPSGKLGVKGSPTTQGVLMVQNRDASGVVRKQVLSAGQPTSTITPVKVVSKPDGSQVVTQMKIVSKGSSPKAVNTMVQKQEPIKIQPKPEVNQLQQIHVVTAVPNLPTMGLQPRMSAGIRGNLGTAQRGVNRPLLARTPLRGTTPTSILGSTLRTPVRAPAPKQLQGQQSRQILQKRPSTGAVQSPTSASSPSPGMTQVKPKYTVLSAQPKQMQKTVGSPQAKQGPRPQLAKQQSLLSPQQKLLMAKKKAQEAAGVHKPVRGLLAGARGTPGRGRGKTGEAASVTPGANKPKESKLADGDGLHMEFHEVGSEESSSDGEPEPSLDSGPIPPIEPDSPPRPFTLCPLTGRIVGPDGEPVEQPAEQTPEPTPAATPQTTSGTVAVAAVATSDAVVTTSTTTTTTAVVADAKSDIVDTTTTTTTTTTASAELVLPSLDSLTEGTGIMRVEMSPGGTTGTIVQTSEATQINLSDVAVAATAAPDLPCLDDSAPPAVTAMTTSASTSLTESTSVTEIPAVTSLTTTPTTTAAVISTMAITSPAATVSTSVTASPVSTDEKTDTKVDDDKKVAEDTSGLVTITSEDGVVYQVTSQGEDGQTLLVTQGADGEQQCVYVTTEQQGDDGSVLTLDHAVAEAVAQLMPDQVNLTPQFYVKEGDAESSDSQMVMSIMDNNGTAVPAGQEDADGQAQVVAQVVQADEPTPGGTRRVVLLLPDGHLMMTEVDEEQYAALELDK, encoded by the exons ATGGAGGGAGGTGATGGCCCTGCAGccataaacaaaaatcctgcTGCGATCAAAG TGGCGCAAGAGGAAATGGGAAAGCTCGACGTACTAGTCTGCGGTCAATGTCATTCTGTGTTTCACTTTATCGAAGAATTCCAGGAGCATCGCACTACCGAAGGGGCATGCTCCAAAGTGTCACATTTTCGTGAAAATAGTAAC AATGAACAAAAGGCACAAGTATGGGCATTCCTCCTTTGGAAGGATTCACAAATACAGCAGGAAGGCACCGACAGGGATGCGGCCAATTCATGGAAATTGTATCAGAAATGGTGTAAAATGGATACTCACATTAGAGATTCTTGGATCGCAGCTGGAAAAACTATCCAAACATTTACGAAAATCAGCAATGCTAAAATGCAAGAAGTATCCGTGCGTCAACAGACTACTGTTAATCCTGAAG GAGTAAAGCGAATGATAGTTCGCAAAGTAATTCGGAATGGGCAACCTGACGAAGTGGCAGAGTCTAAGAAGGAAGTTGCCAAACCAATTGAGACAAAAACTTTGGTGAAGGTTTCTGAACAGATTGTGGGTGAGCAAGAGAAGAAAGAGGTACCTCAGTTAAAGCCGTCAATAAAGCGTAAG ATGAAACCTGCTAAGCTGCCTGGTGAAGAGGATGGCGATTCAAGCGATGAAGAATATGTCGTTGAAAGAATTTTGGCCAAACGATTTAATCCAAAGAAAAAATGCTTCGAATATTTGCTGAAATGGGAAGGATTTCCACA TGAGCAAACCACGTGGGAACCAGCGGAGAATATGGAAGCATGTAAACATCTTCTTGATGAGTTTGAGCGAAGTCTCGCCAAGCAGAAAGAACTCAAAGCAGCACAGCAGCAAGCGGCTGCGCTAAAGTCAGCCGCAGCTCGACCTTCCCTGCCTGCACAAAAACCAACTCCTAAGCCCGAATCTGGCAAACCTGGGCCGAGTAGTGCTGCTCAAGCAAC GAGACCTATGCGATCTAGTAAGTCCAAGGCTATGAACCAAGTCAGACAGTGGTGCGGTTCGATGAAAGATGAAGAGAGCGAAC TGCTAGGAAAGAGGCGCAATACATTTTCGGATAGCGATTCAGAAGAAGCTAGCAGCGCTAATGCAAAACGAATGAAAACTGATACCGGTAGTGACGATGATTGGTCAGGAGACTCTGAAGATGAATCGATGGGCCGTAGTGACGTTATACAGCGAGCGTTCAATCGAGCAACTGCACAATCAAATGGATCAAATCGTGCAGTTGTCTCAGGAACTGATCTTGCAACTTCTTTAGGCCTACAGTCACCAGAGGCACCAAAATCTGGTCAAACTCCAGTCCTAGTAGCCAGTGCTAAAGGCGTCGTTAAAGTTGACCCGAAACAAATGCCAAACCTAACATCTGGAGTCTATGTAATGTCAAGGAAAGATGGTATAATAAAACTGGATTCATCACCAAGTGGTAAGCTTGGCGTTAAAGGATCCCCGACTACACAAGGTGTCCTAATGGTACAAAATCGCGACGCTTCTGGCGTGGTCCGTAAACAAGTTCTTTCTGCTGGACAACCTACTTCCACTATAACGCCAGTGAAAGTTGTCTCAAAGCCCGATGGTAGCCAAGTCGTAACTCAAATGAAGATAGTATCTAAAGGATCTTCTCCAAAGGCCGTAAATACAATGGTACAGAAACAAGAGCCTATCAAGATTCAACCAAAGCCTGAGGTCAACCAACTACAACAAATCCATGTTGTTACCGCTGTGCCAAACCTACCAACAATGGGATTGCAGCCCAGAATGAGTGCTGGAATACGAGGCAACCTAGGAACCGCACAGCGTGGCGTTAACCGCCCATTGCTAGCCAGAACACCACTTCGAGGTACGACACCTACTAGTATATTGGGATCTACACTTCGTACTCCAGTCAGAGCTCCAGCACCCAAGCAATTACAGGGACAGCAAAGTAGACAAATCCTTCAGAAGCGTCCCTCCACTGGAGCCGTGCAAAGCCCTACATCCGCAAGTAGTCCTAGTCCTGGTATGACGCAAGTAAAGCCGAAGTACACTGTACTTAGCGCCCAACCAAAACAGATGCAGAAAACTGTAGGCAGTCCTCAAGCTAAACAAGGACCAAGGCCTCAGCTTGCTAAACAACAGTCCCTGCTTTCACCTCAGCAAAAATTATTGATGGCTAAGAAGAAAGCACAGGAAGCAGCTGGAGTGCACAAACCTGTTCGTGGTCTCTTGGCCGGTGCCCGCGGAACTCCAGGACGTGGAAGAGGCAAAACTGGTGAAGCAGCGTCCGTAACGCCTGGTGCCAACAAACCGAAAGAAAGTAAGCTCGCCGACGGGGATGGTTTGCATATGGAATTTCACGAAGTTGGTTCTGAAGAGAGTAGCAGTGACGGTGAGCCCGAACCTTCTCTTGATTCAGGGCCAATTCCTCCCATTGAACCCGATAGCCCGCCCCGTCCCTTCACACTCTGTCCTCTGACAGGTCGCATCGTGGGTCCGGATGGAGAGCCGGTGGAACAGCCTGCCGAACAAACACCTGAGCCTACCCCAGCTGCAACTCCGCAAACTACAAGTGGTACCGTTGCTGTCGCTGCTGTTGCTACTAGTGATGCGGTTGTTACAACCAGCACAACCACCACCACAACTGCTGTTGTTGCAGACGCTAAAAGCGACATAGTCGATACGACTACTACAACAACAACCACAACTACAGCAAGTGCTGAACTGGTTTTACCGTCGCTAGATTCTCTTACCGAAGGAACTGGCATTATGAGGGTAGAGATGAGCCCAGGTGGAACGACGGGCACTATTGTCCAGACTAGCGAAGCAACGCAAATTAACTTATCGGACGTAGCTGTTGCTGCAACTGCTGCTCCAGACCTTCCTTGTCTGGATGACAGTGCTCCGCCCGCTGTAACGGCAATGACTACCTCTGCGTCAACTTCGCTGACAGAATCAACGTCAGTAACCGAAATTCCGGCTGTTACGTCATTGACTACAACTCCAACTACCACAGCTGCTGTAATTTCTACGATGGCTATAACTTCACCTGCAGCTACAGTGTCGACTTCTGTTACTGCTTCTCCGGTTTCGACTGATGAAAAGACTGACACCAAAGTTGACGATGATAAAAAGGTCGCTGAGGATACCTCTGGTTTGGTAACTATAACCAGTGAAGATGGTGTGGTTTATCAAGTGACTAGTCAAGGTGAAGACGGTCAAACCTTACTGGTTACGCAAGGTGCTGATGGTGAACAGCAGTGTGTCTATGTCACGACTGAGCAACAAGGTGATGATGGTTCCGTGTTGACATTAGACCACGCAGTGGCTGAGGCTGTTGCCCAACTAATGCCGGATCAAGTGAATCTCACCCCTCAGTTCTACGTCAAAGAAGGAGATGCTGAATCCTCTGATAGTCAAATGGTAATGTCTATTATGGATAATAATGGCACAGCTGTTCCAGCAGGGCAGGAAGATGCTGATGGGCAAGCTCAGGTTGTTGCACAAGTCGTACAAGCTGATGAACCTACACCAG GTGGCACTCGCCGAGTGGTACTATTATTGCCGGATGGACATTTAATGATGACTGAAGTAGATGAAGAGCAGTATGCAGCTTTAGAACTGGACAAGTGA